The Salvia miltiorrhiza cultivar Shanhuang (shh) chromosome 2, IMPLAD_Smil_shh, whole genome shotgun sequence DNA window TTACATCAAAAAAATCCAGTTAAAAAGTCTTTCTTACGTCTACCGGTAGATGATGATACTGTGCTTCACCCTTATGATTTAaaagtacttcctccgtcccgctattgttggccacattcttttcggcacggagattaagaaaattgAGTGTTATGAGTAATTTTGGcctttttagaaagtggccaacaattgttgacttaattagtgagcaattgttgacttaattaaagtaaactttgccatttttagaaagtggacaacaatagtgggataaaccaaaaaggaaatgtggccaacaatattgggacggagggagtaaacaaatgtaataatttaagaTTAAGGATTTTGAATCTGGGGCGCGGACTGGGTCGGGCGCGGGTtggggcggacccgtcgcactgGAGTGCGACCGCCGCATGCAAGACCGGCTGAAAGTGAAATATTCTTCATTAAATTCACCACATCAATAACTATCAACTAATCTCCCAAATTATGagcaattaggcataaatcacaATCCTAGGGGAGATGCGGTAGTCCAAATATGGAACGAAAAGCAGAGTTTCTACATTTTCATAAGATTATTTTCCttcagttttttatttattttttattcagtAAAAAAAACCACTATCGAAGAGTTGGGCCATGAGTTGCTGGGTTAATCAATATTTGGCAAGCCCAAAAGCTATTCCAATAATCACAATAATTCCTAACTCCAAACAACCCTAATTTCTATTGAGCAGCGCCGctaccttctctctctctgcccCCGATATCTCTCCCTCTCTGACCATCTCTCTCTCGTCACCTCGCCGGAATCCACCCTTCCTCGCCGTTTGCCTTTGTTCTCCTGATCCGACGCCGCCTTCCATCCACCTTCCTCACTACCTTATCAGAACGAGCAGCAGCCACCCCTGCTGCCGCCGCCACTTGCTCTCTCCTCGCCAACCGTCCAGTTACAGTAACTTTTCTCTTGTTTCACGACAAAACGGCCGGCGTCCACAAATGGATGAATCTAAATCCGGATCATTAAAAGATGTTTACCACTTTGATACAATGTCAAAGAATGGTGAAATGAGTAACGGAGTCCAAATTCATGTGGAAGAGCTGAAAAATGACTTGTCGTccatagatatagatatagttGAAGACTCTCGGAAGCGGTTAGTAAATTTTGATCATCCTAACATTTTTCCTTGTATTGGCACTGACAAGTCGAATATTATGTCTAGGAATATTATGTCTAGGACATTATATTTGTATTATACGGAGTCTCTAGAGAATTACATCAAAAAAATCCAGTTAAAAAGTCTTTCTTACGTCTACCGGTAGATGATGATACTGTGCTTCACCCTTATGATTTAaaagtacttcctccgtcccgctattgttggccacattcttttcggcacggagattaagaaattgagtgttatgaGTAATTTTGGcctttttagaaagtggccaacaattgttgacttaattagtgaacaattgttgacttaattaaagtaaactttgccatttttagaaagtggacaacaatagtgggataaaccaaaaaggaaatgtggccaacaatattgggacagagggagtaataattattgtaaacaaatgtaataatttaagaTTAAGGATTTTGGATCTGGGGCGCGGACCGGGTCGGGCGCGGGTTGGGGCAGACCCGTCGCACTGGAGTGCGACCGCCGCATGCAAGACCGGCTGAAAGTGAAATATTCTTCATTAAATTCACCACATCAATAACTATCAACTAATCCCTCAAATTATGAGCAATTAGACATAAATCACAATCCTAGGGGGAGATGCGGTAGTCCAGATATGGAACGAAAAGCAGAGTTTCTACATTTTCATAAGATTATTttccttcaattttttatttattttttattcagtAAAAAAAACCACTATCGAAGAGTTTGGGCCATGAGTTGCTGGGTTAATCAATATTTGGCAAGCCCATAAAGCTATTCCAATAATCACAATAATTCCTAACTCCAAACAACCCTAATTTCAATTGAGCAGCGCCGCTACCTTCTCTCTCTGCCCCCGATATCTCTCCCTCTCTGACCATCTCTCTCTCGTCACCTCGCCGGAATCCACCCTTCCTCGCCGTCTGCCTTTGTTTTCCAGATCCGCCGCCACCTTCCAcccacctttctctctctctcttatcagAACGAGCAGCAGCCACCCCTGCCGCTGCCGCCACTTGCTCTCTCCTCGCCAACCGTCCAGTTGCAGTAACTTCTCTCTTGTTTGACGACAAAACGGCCGGCGACCACAAATGGATGAATCGAAATCCGGATCATTAAAAGATGCTTACCACTTTGATACATTGTCAAAGAACGGTGAAATGAGTAACGGAGTCCAAATTCATGTGGAAGAGTTGAAAAATGACTTGTCGTccatagatatagatatagttGAAGAATCTCGGAAGCGGTCAGTAAATTTTGATCATCCTAACATTTTTCCTTGTATTGGCACTGACAAGTCGAATATTATGTCTAGGACATTATATTTGAATTATACGGAGTCTCTAGAGAATTACATCAAAAAAAATCCAGTTAAAAAGTCTTTCTTACGTCTACCGGTAGATGATGATACTGTGCTTCACCCTTATGATTGCTGCTGCTCACGCTGCACCGCTCTACAGCAGACCGGAGGTGGGGAAGGCCGGAGGGGCTGATACCGGATCTGGACGGCAGCCGGCCGAAAGTTGGGCGAGCGGCGCTGGTGGAGGATAGGCGAGCGGCGCAGGTAGAATGGAAGAAGTAGGGTTTTCAAATCTCAAATGGAATTTTAAATTGTATTGAAGTTTATGTTTTAGGGttggataaaaataaaataataaaaatattatatatttaatattaccGGGTCCAGAttcggatctggaccggatctgggttttATATCTTCtactccagatccggatccagttTTTTTGAGAGtggtccagatccggtccagatccggcggGTCCAAATTTTGCAAGGTCCAGATCCAGAAAAAAGGGTCTAGATCCGCGGATTTGGACCGGGTctcggatccattgccatctctaGTCGCAAAGCTTTTAAAAACCAATAGATACAAATATTGTGGGAGATTAGGAAAAATGCCGCTGGGGAAATACTACTGCGATTATTGCGATAAACAATTCCAGGACACTCCGCCGTCACGGCGGCGCCACCTCAACGGCGTAGCTCACCAGAGGGCCAAAGCTCTCTGGTACGACGCCCTTCGCTCCTCCTCGCAATGTCTCTTTCGCTCACCAAAACAATTCATTTCATTCCACCAAACGCGGATTCCTACTCATCTTTTCTCCTCTTTTTTCAATTCATTTTAGTGGCTCCGGATCAGGTTGACGACTTCCAGTCCGTTGGCAAAGGCGTCTGCCATCGATTTGTCCGTACGGTAAAATCTCAGCACGCTTTACTTGATTGCTTCAAAATGTTTGATTATGAGTGAATTAGATATTGCTATGAGATTGAGAACTTCACTGCCCTAGGATTACATAATCACGAACAAAAATTAGGAGATGGATTTAGAGGTAGTATATTGATGAAGTGCAGTGAAACTAATAAAATTCAATGATGAGATTGTTTCAATTTTCAGCAGGCGGCATTAGTTTTGCAGGATGGTGTATGATGAATACATCAATTTAGAAAAATTATTCCTATGCTCAATAAATATAATGATCAGCGAAAACTGGTCAATCCTGAGTTTTTTTTTGTCGAAGGGTTTGTTTGTGTTAGATGTTACAACTTAGGTAGTACTCATCCTCAAAAGCGAGGCTATCAAGGAGAAGGTGCCTAAAGTGATATAAACCGCACGATTCAGCCCATACTTAACCGATATTGGACGGATCATGACattaaacttttttttagtCTCAGTTTCTTGAATATGTTGTCTAATTTGTTTTCTTAAAGTAAAGGGTTCATGCCAATATGGACATTCATGCAAGTATTATCACCCCAAGAAAAATTTACCAAATATGAATGCTCAAAGAATGGAAGGTAATACTATCAGTTGCTTTCTTTGACTATCATAACAAATAGGgtaaagtaccaaatacccccccgacgttggcgtccctatcgcgtatagccCCCCATAGTCAGGGtcagcgctgtttactaccctaacgtggcaaaatcgtagCAATTAACCCCCCGCCACTTAACGGACGTTAACACCGttagattaaataatttttttatttttaattaaggtgGGCTAGCTCTTTTTCCTCTCTGAGTTGCCTGAGTTCAATTTTCCGACGAAGCTGCCACCATCTCCTTCAATAATGTGTCGGCTCTTTCAACCTCAACCTCAACAATTCTGCCGCCCAGTGGCCGTCACCTCCATCGCCGAAAATTCTGTCGCCGGATGTTGATGGTCGGTGCCTCGACCGCCGAGAACAACAACCTCGTGGTAGCCCTCTTCAAAAACTCCAACTCTCTTTCCCTGCAACTTCCATGGCCAACAATCTGCACTCTCCAACTCCCTCCCCTGCAACTTTCCCAGCCAACAATTTGCACCTTTCCAACCTCTGCAAAGTTCACTATCCCAAAACTCACTAGATCTGCACCATCCAAACCATCCCCCACCACTTCTCCAAACTCAACACAAACAACAAGAATAAGATTGAAATAACGGTTCAAACATGGAGTAGTGAATTTGAGCAAAATTCAATCTTCACAATTCACAAAAATACAGAAAACCCTCTAAACTTTATCTTTCCATTTTCAATTCCGCACCATTTTTCACTGAGCCGCCGACAGCAACCGTCGCCGCGGCGCCGCTTCCATTTTTTTACTGGGAGAGATTGAGGAGTAGAgagaggcggaggtggaggagATGTCGCCGCCCATATCGCCGCCGCCTGAAACCCCTTTCCGTCTCGAGCCCTAATTTTTGGAGCTGGGCGAATCAGTGGATGAAAGTGGAGGGTGGAGGCGAGCGAACCGGTTGAGGAAATGAGAGGGCGGAGGCGGTGGGTGGAAGTGGGGAGGCTGGAGGGCggagggcggtggtggtggagccgtgaggttggtggtggtggagggacGAGGGATAAGAGATGAGAAGTAGAgagagattaaaaataaaaaaattatttaatctaaCGGTGTTAACGTCCGTTAAGTGGCGGGGGTTAATTGctacgattttgccacgttagggtagtaaacagcgctgaCCCTGACTATGGGGggctatacgcgatagggacgccaacgtcgggggggtatttggtactttacCCTAACAAATAGGTTAGATGTTGATGCTCTCTGCTCTCCAATAATCAGGAACAACTGCCCAGTCTGGGGGTATTCCCGGTAGTCGTTTGAACGGAGGAGCCACTCTGCCTGGCAAGTTTACATTCCCCTTTGAACAGTGTCTCAGTGTATAAACTAATAGTGTTATTTTGGATGTCCCAGTGGTAAGCTTTTCCCTTTCATTGCAGCCCTACTCTTTGGCAATCAAATGGGAATGTCGCTTGGAAACCTACCTCCGTCGTTGTTGCCTCCTCCAGAAGGTGGATATCCTCCTCTACCCTTTGTTGATTGGGGATAGGTGTGCTACCTTTTCATACCAGCTATAGTTTAATATACCAATATTTGTAATACTTCTTTTGAGCTTGTTTTTACTACACCCACAAGTTTCTTGTTAGCTAAAATACATTATTTCTCACCTTATTTATGCCTTTCTCATGATACATTCTTCTCAACAGCTTTATAGAAACCTTTTGTAATCTGCATTTTTCTAGAAACTGTTCTGTTAAGCTTGAAAGAATTTTGAACTTGAGAATGTTGAATAAGTTGATTGGTGAGTTTTCAGCAAGATAGGAACTTTGAAGTAACTACTTCCTGTCTAGTGTGCATGAAATGAAGGCCTTGTGTTTACTTTGGtcgtaaaattttcattggaaatgatggataagaaaatattatatttttctccttttttatcatatgtttattgtagatgaaaatatgagaaaatgttgacaaatattttcacaccactacccaaagataatattatccaatattgAAGAGAAAATAAGTGAAAATGAGTTGCCCCATAAAAAATTATACCCTGCCCatataaaattttctatcatagtaagcatgtgaaaatatatatattttttcattttctatcaaagtaaacgaaCCCTAAGTATTTAACTAAAAGATTTGGATTGCAAATCAAAGCAATCAAGTTGTACTGCTTGAGATTATCATGAGAGGATGATGTTGTTAGATTTTAACAATGTCGTTTGAAACT harbors:
- the LOC131009045 gene encoding zinc finger CCCH domain-containing protein 3, coding for MPLGKYYCDYCDKQFQDTPPSRRRHLNGVAHQRAKALWYDALRSSSQLAPDQVDDFQSVGKGVCHRFVRTGSCQYGHSCKYYHPKKNLPNMNAQRMEGTTAQSGGIPGSRLNGGATLPALLFGNQMGMSLGNLPPSLLPPPEGGYPPLPFVDWG